The uncultured Desulfobulbus sp. genome window below encodes:
- a CDS encoding IS66 family transposase, with product MGTVNKIRVREEVDLLKQEFEQLCSTGKVSSEIRVLVNSLLVVVELILSIFLEKTTRKGNKNSSIPSSQTEKDETATKHCTTTGRGKQVNGRVGNTRVKESVTTAQVEVCDICGMVLDSVACQGHERRTKIDIVFEKVVEHIDAEIKQCPNCEATVKGRFPDDMPGKLQYGNGLKAFAIHLVISQMVALNRVQKQIAAMIGSVISEASLLKFVLRLYQSLEAWESRAIDRLLQAPSLHVDETSFRVEGKNHWIHVYSSGETTLKVLHRKRGKEAIEGLNIIPRYGGVIIHDCWASYLSYDHCGHGLCGSHLLRELTFVVDSNQYRWARNLKAVLQQTCRTVAQRPEKCLTEREYANLQKRYRNILTRGSKELPKIPPKPQGKRGRIAKSDAHNLWERLQKHEAAVLLFAKEPHVPFTNNRAERDLRMAKVKQKISGCFRRKQYAQAYCRISSYLQTMASQGINPLVAIQLALAGTLPDAEE from the coding sequence ATGGGAACAGTAAATAAAATAAGGGTCCGCGAAGAAGTCGATCTCCTCAAACAGGAATTTGAACAGCTTTGTTCCACCGGCAAAGTTTCCTCTGAGATACGGGTCCTGGTCAACAGCCTGCTGGTTGTCGTCGAGTTGATACTCTCTATCTTTCTTGAGAAGACAACGCGCAAGGGAAACAAAAACTCGAGCATTCCTTCTTCGCAAACCGAGAAAGACGAAACCGCTACCAAGCACTGCACCACTACCGGCAGGGGGAAACAAGTCAATGGGCGGGTTGGCAATACACGCGTCAAAGAATCGGTCACCACTGCTCAGGTCGAGGTGTGTGATATCTGCGGAATGGTGCTGGATAGCGTTGCATGCCAGGGGCATGAACGTCGGACAAAAATCGACATCGTTTTTGAAAAAGTTGTCGAGCACATTGACGCAGAAATAAAGCAATGCCCCAATTGTGAAGCAACAGTCAAGGGGCGTTTTCCTGACGATATGCCGGGTAAGCTGCAGTACGGCAATGGGCTTAAAGCGTTTGCCATTCATTTGGTTATCAGCCAGATGGTCGCTTTAAACCGGGTTCAAAAACAGATAGCAGCCATGATCGGTAGCGTAATCTCCGAGGCCAGCCTGCTCAAATTTGTTTTGCGCTTGTACCAATCACTCGAAGCATGGGAATCCAGAGCTATTGATAGGCTGCTGCAGGCTCCATCCCTGCATGTGGATGAAACCTCGTTTCGGGTTGAAGGGAAGAATCACTGGATTCACGTCTATTCTTCCGGCGAAACAACCCTGAAAGTACTGCATCGAAAGCGGGGCAAGGAGGCAATCGAAGGATTGAATATCATCCCTCGGTATGGCGGGGTGATCATCCATGATTGCTGGGCATCATATTTATCCTACGACCATTGCGGTCACGGACTTTGCGGCTCGCACCTTTTGCGAGAGTTGACGTTTGTCGTTGACTCTAACCAATACCGGTGGGCCCGCAATCTAAAAGCGGTGCTCCAGCAAACGTGTCGTACGGTGGCTCAACGTCCGGAAAAATGTCTTACCGAACGGGAGTATGCCAACCTGCAGAAGCGCTACCGTAATATCCTTACGCGTGGCAGCAAGGAGTTGCCCAAGATCCCTCCGAAACCCCAAGGGAAGCGCGGCAGGATAGCCAAATCCGATGCGCACAATCTTTGGGAGCGATTACAAAAGCATGAGGCGGCAGTCTTGCTTTTTGCCAAAGAACCACATGTACCGTTCACCAACAACAGAGCGGAAAGGGATCTTCGCATGGCTAAGGTAAAACAGAAAATATCCGGTTGTTTTCGACGTAAACAATATGCCCAGGCTTACTGCAGGATTTCAAGTTACCTGCAGACCATGGCAAGCCAGGGGATCAATCCTCTTGTCGCTATCCAGTTGGCACTGGCAGGAACTCTGCCTGATGCCGAAGAATAG
- a CDS encoding helix-turn-helix domain-containing protein — MISKRTILEIAELKEQGFSIRCIARQLQLNRETVARYLAGETPKRTTINKTSKLDPYREMIAEMVASCPDINAPVVLQRISSKGFNGEITIVRGCIR, encoded by the coding sequence ATGATCAGCAAGCGAACGATTCTGGAAATAGCAGAGCTTAAGGAACAGGGGTTTTCTATCCGCTGTATTGCCAGACAGTTACAGCTCAATCGCGAGACTGTGGCAAGATACCTGGCAGGTGAAACGCCGAAGCGAACCACGATTAATAAAACATCTAAGCTGGATCCCTACAGAGAAATGATCGCTGAGATGGTTGCAAGCTGCCCGGATATAAATGCGCCGGTGGTGCTGCAGAGAATCAGCAGTAAGGGATTTAACGGTGAAATAACCATCGTACGGGGGTGCATCCGATAG
- a CDS encoding ATP-binding protein: MVKEIQEKFKALRLKHCAQNIESMLEQGRQKNHSALQTIHSLLDLEIEQRRRARIALCFKQSKLPEQPTIDQFDFSFHSSRSKHRATILSLLDLEFIRNKMDVILIGNPGVGQSLLAKTIAYGATQAGIKTLFTSAMDMINQLVAAQDNHTLLNKLKTYQNPDLLVIDEIGYLPLGQQGSNWSGQAHQNVLTKPV; this comes from the coding sequence ATGGTTAAGGAAATCCAGGAGAAGTTCAAGGCGCTGCGACTCAAGCATTGCGCGCAGAATATAGAATCCATGCTGGAGCAGGGGCGACAGAAAAATCATTCCGCCCTGCAGACGATACACAGCCTCCTCGACCTGGAGATCGAGCAACGTCGCCGGGCAAGGATCGCGCTCTGCTTTAAGCAGTCGAAGCTACCGGAGCAACCGACCATCGATCAGTTTGACTTCAGCTTTCATTCTTCCCGCAGCAAGCACCGGGCGACTATTTTAAGTCTTCTGGATCTCGAATTTATCCGCAATAAGATGGATGTCATCCTCATTGGCAATCCCGGGGTTGGGCAAAGTCTGCTGGCCAAGACCATCGCCTATGGAGCCACGCAGGCCGGTATCAAAACTCTTTTTACCTCGGCAATGGACATGATTAATCAGCTTGTTGCCGCCCAGGATAATCACACGCTTTTGAATAAACTCAAAACATATCAAAATCCGGATCTGCTTGTGATAGACGAGATCGGGTATCTACCGCTTGGCCAACAGGGCTCAAACTGGTCAGGGCAAGCGCACCAAAATGTCCTAACAAAGCCTGTTTAG
- a CDS encoding IS66 family transposase, translated as MGTVNKIRVREEVDLLKQEFEQLCSDGKVSSEIRVLFNSLLVVVELILSIFLEKTTRKGNKNSSIPSSQTEKDETATKHCTTTGKGKHVNGRVGNTRVKESVTTAQVEVCDICGMVLDSVACQGHERRTKIDIVFEKVVEHIDAEIKQCPNCEATVKGRFPDDMPGKLQYGNGLKAFAIHLVISQMVALNRVQKQIAAMIGSVISEASLLKFVLRLYQSLEAWESRAIDRLLQAPSLHVDETSFRVEGKNHWIHVYSSGETTLKVLHRKRGKEAIEGLNIIPRYGGVIIHDCWASYLSYDHCGHGLCGSHLLRELTFVVDSNQYRWARNLKAVLQQTCRTVAQRPEKCLTEREYANLQKRYRNILTRGSKELPKIPPKPQGKRGRIAKSDAHNLWERLQKHEAAVLLFAKEPHLPFTNNRAERDLRMAKVKQKISGCFRRKQYAQAYCRISSYLQTMASQGINPLVAIQLALAGTLPDAEE; from the coding sequence ATGGGAACAGTAAATAAAATAAGGGTTCGCGAAGAAGTCGATCTCCTCAAACAGGAATTTGAACAGCTTTGTTCCGACGGTAAAGTCTCCTCTGAGATACGGGTCCTGTTCAACAGTCTGTTGGTTGTCGTCGAGTTGATACTCTCTATCTTTCTTGAGAAGACAACGCGCAAGGGAAACAAAAACTCGAGCATTCCTTCTTCGCAAACCGAGAAAGACGAAACCGCTACCAAGCACTGCACCACTACCGGCAAGGGAAAACACGTCAATGGGCGGGTTGGCAATACACGCGTCAAAGAATCGGTCACCACTGCTCAGGTCGAGGTGTGTGATATCTGCGGAATGGTGCTGGATAGCGTTGCATGCCAGGGGCATGAACGTCGGACAAAAATCGACATCGTTTTTGAAAAAGTTGTCGAGCACATTGACGCAGAAATAAAGCAATGCCCCAATTGTGAAGCAACAGTCAAGGGGCGTTTTCCTGACGATATGCCGGGTAAGCTGCAGTACGGCAATGGGCTTAAAGCGTTTGCCATTCATTTGGTTATCAGCCAGATGGTCGCTTTAAACCGGGTTCAAAAACAGATAGCAGCCATGATCGGCAGCGTAATCTCTGAGGCCAGCCTGCTCAAATTTGTTTTGCGCTTGTACCAATCACTCGAAGCATGGGAATCCAGAGCTATTGATAGGCTGCTGCAGGCTCCATCCCTGCATGTGGATGAAACCTCGTTTCGGGTTGAAGGGAAGAATCACTGGATTCACGTCTATTCTTCCGGCGAAACAACCCTGAAAGTACTGCATCGAAAGCGGGGCAAGGAGGCAATCGAAGGATTGAATATCATCCCTCGGTATGGCGGGGTGATCATCCATGATTGCTGGGCATCATATTTATCCTACGACCATTGCGGTCACGGACTTTGCGGCTCGCACCTTTTGCGAGAGTTGACGTTTGTCGTTGACTCTAACCAATACCGGTGGGCCCGCAATCTAAAAGCGGTGCTCCAGCAAACGTGTCGTACGGTGGCTCAACGTCCGGAAAAATGTCTTACCGAACGGGAGTATGCCAACCTGCAGAAGCGCTACCGTAATATCCTTACGCGTGGCAGCAAGGAGTTGCCCAAGATCCCTCCGAAACCACAAGGGAAGCGCGGCAGAATAGCCAAATCCGATGCGCACAATCTTTGGGAGCGATTACAAAAGCATGAGGCGGCAGTCTTGCTTTTTGCCAAAGAACCACATTTGCCGTTCACCAACAACAGAGCGGAAAGGGATCTTCGCATGGCTAAGGTAAAACAGAAAATATCCGGTTGTTTTCGACGTAAACAATATGCCCAGGCTTACTGTAGGATTTCAAGCTACCTGCAGACCATGGCAAGCCAGGGGATCAATCCTCTTGTCGCTATCCAGTTGGCACTGGCAGGAACTCTGCCTGATGCCGAAGAATAG